In bacterium, a genomic segment contains:
- a CDS encoding thioredoxin domain-containing protein yields MPNRLAGESSPYLLQHADNPVDWYPWGEEALRRAREEDRPIFLSIGYAACHWCHVMAHESFEDPAVAAVLNAHFVSVKVDREERPDLDQIYMQAVVAMTGRGGWPMSVFLTPEGVPFYGGTYFPPTPRHGMPAFVDVLRAVAGAWRTRREELLRSAEGLLEVLRGESARSVPPGATPPSDLTAATLDAACSQLERQYDLTHAGWGGAPKFPQPMTIEFLLRAHLRTRLRTGERSALAMAEATLEKMARGGIYDHLGGGFHRYATDAAWLVPHFEKMLYDNAQLARVYVHAWQVTQNPLFRRVAEGTLDYLLREMTDPAGGFYSSQDADSEGEEGRFFVWSADEFSEALGVGAGLFCDAYGVTERGNFEGKNVLHVAADPQALAAKHGAAVEEIEERLAAARRALFERRERRVRPGLDDKVLAAWNGLALAAFAEAARVFDRPDYRRAATSAAAFLLREMRTANGRLLRAWRGGRARLNAYLEDYADVIEGLLALYETTFDARWFVEARLLADEMLARYRDPSGGFFDTADDHETLVIRPQDLQDNATPSGSAMAATVLLRLAAFTGEGRYRDAAEAALKAVGPLAAAHPTAFAQWLCALDFALAPPTEVAIVGDPASVETRALLDVVMKPYRPNQVVAVGRPGEASPIPLLAGRSPRAGGATAFVCERFACRLPVSDPRELAVLLGG; encoded by the coding sequence ATGCCCAACCGGCTCGCCGGTGAATCCAGCCCATACCTGCTGCAGCACGCCGACAACCCGGTGGATTGGTACCCGTGGGGCGAGGAGGCCCTGCGCCGGGCCCGCGAGGAGGATCGTCCGATCTTCCTGAGCATCGGCTACGCGGCGTGCCACTGGTGCCACGTGATGGCGCACGAGTCCTTCGAGGACCCCGCTGTCGCAGCGGTTCTGAACGCCCACTTTGTCAGCGTCAAGGTGGACCGCGAGGAGCGGCCGGACCTCGACCAGATCTACATGCAGGCGGTCGTGGCGATGACCGGTCGCGGCGGCTGGCCGATGAGCGTCTTCCTGACGCCGGAAGGCGTGCCGTTCTACGGAGGCACCTACTTCCCGCCGACCCCGCGCCACGGCATGCCTGCCTTCGTTGATGTGCTGCGGGCGGTCGCCGGGGCATGGCGCACCCGCCGGGAGGAACTCCTGCGCAGCGCCGAAGGTCTGCTGGAGGTGCTGCGGGGCGAGAGCGCCCGCTCCGTCCCACCCGGTGCCACGCCGCCCTCTGATCTCACCGCGGCCACGCTGGACGCGGCCTGCAGCCAGCTTGAGCGCCAGTACGACCTGACCCACGCCGGATGGGGCGGCGCCCCGAAGTTTCCGCAGCCGATGACGATTGAGTTTCTCCTGCGCGCCCATCTGCGCACCCGCCTGCGCACCGGCGAGCGATCCGCGCTCGCGATGGCCGAGGCCACGCTGGAGAAGATGGCGCGCGGCGGCATCTACGACCATCTCGGCGGCGGATTCCACCGCTACGCCACGGACGCGGCCTGGTTGGTACCGCACTTCGAGAAGATGCTCTACGACAACGCGCAGCTCGCGCGCGTCTACGTGCATGCCTGGCAGGTAACCCAGAACCCGCTCTTCCGGCGCGTGGCCGAGGGGACGCTCGACTACCTCCTCCGTGAGATGACCGATCCGGCCGGCGGGTTCTACAGCAGCCAGGACGCCGATTCCGAGGGCGAGGAAGGCCGGTTCTTCGTCTGGTCGGCGGATGAGTTCAGCGAGGCACTCGGGGTTGGCGCCGGCCTCTTCTGCGATGCCTACGGCGTCACCGAGCGCGGGAACTTCGAGGGGAAGAACGTGCTGCACGTTGCGGCGGACCCGCAGGCGCTGGCCGCGAAGCACGGGGCCGCCGTCGAGGAGATCGAGGAACGCCTGGCCGCGGCGCGGCGCGCGCTCTTCGAGCGCCGGGAGCGTCGCGTGCGCCCGGGCCTCGACGATAAGGTGCTGGCGGCCTGGAACGGGCTGGCGCTGGCGGCGTTCGCCGAGGCCGCCCGGGTCTTCGACCGTCCCGATTACCGCCGTGCGGCCACATCCGCCGCGGCGTTCCTCCTGCGCGAGATGCGGACGGCCAACGGCAGGCTGCTCCGGGCCTGGCGCGGCGGCCGGGCACGGCTGAACGCCTATCTCGAAGACTACGCCGACGTCATCGAGGGTTTGCTGGCGCTGTACGAGACGACGTTCGACGCGCGCTGGTTCGTGGAGGCTAGGCTTCTGGCCGATGAGATGCTCGCCCGCTACCGCGATCCCTCCGGCGGGTTCTTCGATACGGCTGACGACCACGAGACGCTGGTAATCAGGCCCCAAGACCTCCAGGACAACGCCACGCCTTCGGGAAGCGCCATGGCGGCAACCGTGCTGCTGCGCCTGGCCGCGTTTACGGGCGAGGGCAGGTATCGCGACGCGGCGGAGGCCGCGCTGAAAGCCGTCGGGCCGCTCGCAGCGGCCCATCCCACCGCGTTCGCGCAGTGGCTGTGCGCGCTCGACTTCGCCCTCGCGCCTCCTACCGAGGTCGCCATCGTCGGCGATCCGGCCTCCGTTGAGACGCGGGCGCTGCTGGATGTCGTGATGAAGCCCTACCGTCCAAACCAGGTGGTTGCGGTGGGCCGGCCCGGCGAGGCATCGCCGATCCCGCTTCTGGCCGGTCGTTCGCCGCGCGCCGGAGGCGCCACGGCCTTCGTCTGCGAGCGGTTTGCCTGCCGCCTGCCGGTGTCCGATCCGAGGGAACTCGCCGTCC